The Deinococcus aquaedulcis genome segment AGCCCACGCCCAGGTAGGTGGCGGCCACGGCGGTCCAGAACCACGCGCTGCTCGCCGGATGGGGCTCGGCCGGGGCCCACAGCGGGGCCGGCGCGCCCTGAAACACCACGTCGTGGCTGCCGCTGCCGCGCAGGGCCAGGGCGCCCTGCCATGTGGGCTCAAGGCGCACCCCCTCGCCCCGCAGGTCCACCCAGAAACGCCCCACCCGGCCGTCTGGCAGGGCCGCCTGCACCAGCGCCCAGTGCAGGGCCCGCGCGCCCGTGCTCCAGGTTTTGCGCCCGCTGACCCGCCAGCCCGCGCCGTCCGGCGTGGCGGCGGTCCGGGGCAGGCCCCCCCGCGATGGGCTGCCCAGCTCCGGTTCGCTGGCCAGGGCATTGACGAGTTCACCGCGCCGGCACGCCCCCGCCAGGGCCGAGAGCAGTTCGTCCGGCAGAGTGCGGCCCTGAAACGCGGCGCCGGTCACATGCCCGTGCATGGCCAGCACCAGCGCGAGACTGGTCCCCTGCTCGCCCAGGGTCAGCTGCGCCTGGGCAAAAGCGGCCAGCGAGGCCCCCAGGCCACCCTCCGCACGGGGCAGGGTCAGGCGGGTGTAGCCACTCTCGCGCAGCGCCTGGGCGGCGTCCGGGGTCACGTCCTGCGCGGCTTCGCAGGCGGCGGTGTGAAGGCGAACGGCCTCGGCGGCGCGCGTCACCACGTCTTGCTGCCCGGTGCTGAGGGTGGGGGAGGGGACCAGAGGCGGGGTCACGCGCCGGGCCTGGGCGCCTGGGGGCCCTCGCCTACCGCCTGCAGCGTGAAGGTGAAGGTGCTGCCCTGCCCCGGCACCGAGGTGGCCCACACCCGCCCGCCGTGGTGGTCCAGAATCTTGCGCACGATGGCCAGCCCCATGCCAGTGCCTTCAAAGCGGTCGCGGCCGTGCAGGCGCTGGAACATCTCGAAAATGCGCTCGGCGTAGTGGGCTTCAAAGCCAATGCCGTTGTCGCGCACCTCAATCTGCCAGCCGCCCTCCTCGGCGGGGCGCGCCTGCACCTCAATGTGCGGCGTCACCCCCTCACGGCGAAACTTAATGGCGTTGCCCAGCAGGTTCTGAAACAGCTGCGCCAGTTCGGAACGCACGCCCAGCACCTCCGGGAGCGGCGCGCTGGTCACGCGGGCGCCGCTGCGTTCCAGGGCGCCGTGCAGGCTGTCCAGGGCGTCCTGCAGCGGGCCATTCAGGTCCAGGGGCGCCAGAGGCTCGCGGATCACGTTCAGGCGCGAGAACACCAGCAGGTCGTCAATCAGCACCTTCATGCGCTCGGCGCCGCGCGTCACGAAATTCAGGTACTGCCGCCCCCGGTCGTCCAGCGCGCCGCCGTACCGGCGCTCAATCAGTTCGGCAAAGCTGGCGATGGTGCGCAGCGGCTCCTGCAGGTCATGGGACGCCACGTAGGCAAAGCGTTCCAGATCGGCGTTCGAGCGTTCCAGTTCGCGGGTGCGCTCCTGCAGTGTGCGGGCGTGCTCGGCGCCT includes the following:
- a CDS encoding acyl-CoA dehydrogenase family protein, coding for MTPPLVPSPTLSTGQQDVVTRAAEAVRLHTAACEAAQDVTPDAAQALRESGYTRLTLPRAEGGLGASLAAFAQAQLTLGEQGTSLALVLAMHGHVTGAAFQGRTLPDELLSALAGACRRGELVNALASEPELGSPSRGGLPRTAATPDGAGWRVSGRKTWSTGARALHWALVQAALPDGRVGRFWVDLRGEGVRLEPTWQGALALRGSGSHDVVFQGAPAPLWAPAEPHPASSAWFWTAVAATYLGVGFAALHALSAYAHERVPTALGAPLATLPRLQEGVGRVGAGLLAARELLFHAAVRWDAAPGPDALPLLGAAKALCTNAAVDATDHALRLAGGAALTPALPLERLLRDARAGLTHPPADDRAYEALGAALLASQGPPPSPTP